One genomic window of Cystobacter fuscus DSM 2262 includes the following:
- a CDS encoding SDR family oxidoreductase: MKTILITGCSSGFGLETARYFLERGWKVIATMRTPREDVLSRSEHLHALALDVTDPQSIHRTVEAAGPIDVLVNNAGVGLRSVFEGTSMETIRSTFETNTFGAMAVTQAFLPQFRQRKAGVVVNVSSSTTLKSLPMLAVYTASKAALNAFTESLALELQPFNVRVSLVLPGQSPETPFAQNAQAQMRKQGVAVPEAYSDFARSVFERTRGQNSGPFTRSLDVAEVIWRAVNDPSCPIRQPAGADAVELARSN, encoded by the coding sequence ATGAAAACGATCTTGATCACCGGATGCTCGTCTGGATTCGGCCTCGAAACCGCCCGCTACTTCCTCGAGCGCGGCTGGAAGGTCATCGCCACGATGCGCACGCCGCGTGAGGACGTGTTGTCCCGATCCGAGCATCTGCATGCGCTCGCGCTCGACGTCACCGACCCACAGAGCATTCACAGGACGGTGGAGGCCGCCGGACCGATAGACGTGCTGGTCAACAACGCGGGGGTCGGCCTGCGGAGTGTCTTCGAGGGCACCTCGATGGAAACGATCCGCTCCACCTTCGAAACGAACACGTTCGGTGCGATGGCCGTGACCCAGGCGTTCCTGCCTCAGTTCAGGCAACGGAAGGCGGGTGTCGTCGTGAACGTCTCGTCCAGCACGACGCTGAAGTCGCTCCCGATGCTTGCCGTGTACACCGCGAGCAAAGCGGCGCTCAACGCGTTCACCGAGTCGCTCGCGCTGGAGCTCCAGCCCTTCAATGTGCGGGTGAGCCTCGTGCTCCCGGGGCAGTCCCCGGAGACGCCCTTTGCTCAAAACGCACAGGCTCAGATGAGGAAGCAGGGCGTCGCCGTGCCCGAGGCGTACTCCGACTTCGCGCGGAGCGTCTTCGAGAGAACCAGGGGGCAGAACTCGGGGCCGTTCACCCGGTCGCTCGACGTGGCAGAGGTGATCTGGCGTGCGGTGAACGATCCGTCGTGCCCGATCCGCCAGCCCGCCGGCGCGGACGCCGTGGAGTTGGCCAGGTCGAACTGA
- a CDS encoding tetratricopeptide repeat protein: protein MRPGLLALSILLTCSGAFAKEYGNYDPKRMLVTAETSAGKRHSLDAVYLDQMLNDLASHAKNYPARFDTPQDRQRAVQDVKVLSGMLDILINGPNPNPELLLRAGFLNSMGHNLDIAGSADKANAIFQRLLTAKPSHPRGNYMYGTFLAGTGKPKEALPYLDKALKAGVAEAAYASGMSYLALGDKAKALDSLADYKRHNPSDGNVDKLMDAIRSGKLELKQSSN, encoded by the coding sequence ATGCGCCCCGGCCTCCTTGCACTCTCCATCCTGCTGACCTGCTCCGGCGCCTTCGCCAAGGAGTACGGCAATTACGATCCCAAGCGCATGCTTGTGACCGCGGAGACTTCCGCTGGCAAGAGACACAGCCTGGATGCGGTCTATCTCGACCAGATGCTGAATGATCTGGCAAGCCACGCGAAGAACTACCCGGCCCGCTTCGATACGCCCCAGGATCGGCAACGGGCGGTGCAGGACGTCAAAGTGCTCTCCGGCATGCTCGACATTCTGATCAATGGCCCCAATCCGAACCCCGAGCTGCTGCTGCGCGCCGGCTTCCTCAACAGCATGGGTCATAACCTCGACATCGCCGGCTCCGCTGACAAGGCGAACGCCATTTTCCAGAGGCTGCTCACGGCCAAGCCCTCGCACCCGCGGGGCAACTACATGTACGGCACCTTCTTGGCCGGCACAGGCAAGCCGAAGGAAGCGCTGCCCTATCTTGACAAGGCGCTCAAGGCTGGCGTGGCTGAAGCGGCCTACGCTAGCGGCATGAGCTACCTGGCGCTGGGGGACAAGGCCAAGGCGCTGGACAGTCTCGCGGACTACAAGCGCCACAACCCCAGCGACGGCAACGTGGACAAGCTCATGGACGCGATCCGCAGCGGAAAGCTTGAACTCAAGCAGAGCTCCAACTGA